AATTAACaacatatattttaattataacttGAGCGTTTGAATAAGGTTACAAGTTACCTCAGGGGGAGACAACTTATAAATCTTAGATAAGAAGCATGGTCCGAACAAAAATGATGTAAGGCTCTCCTTTGGGTCGTCACCGTAGCTCTTGAATTCGGTGTCGACCCAATAATCTTCTCCTGGTGGCATACTTGCAGTAAACTTGTCCAATATAAAGAgaatataattaacaagtttctGTTAATTTTATGGTCCAATGAATATATATTATCGCCAATCTTAAAATTAAATGCCACGTAATGCTTATAGATATACTCCGTAACACGTCTATATACGTACGTGACAAATAAAAAGTCAAAGATTATacgtttattaattatttaattaagagGACATGCATATGGCAGTATGATACCTGGTCAAAAATAAAGGAGGGAGTGTGGTAAGAATCAGGCATAAAAGCAGTGAGGAAAACAGCAACATCAATTTTATGAGGGAATATGTCCATAACCAAAGCTATGCTAAGCCCTCCAAGGCTATGCCCAACAAGAACAATTTTATCATCATCAGGAAGAGACTCCATTAATTGAATCAATGGCTCAGTGTATTCGCCAAGAGTTTGGAGTTGAGAGATCTTCGTTAGGTTGATCCCGGCGGCCACCAAGTCAAGTACCGTTACACGGTGTCCGGCGAGCTCTAGTAGTGGTATAAGCTTGAACCAACACCATGCACCATGACATGCACCATGTACTAGTACAAAATGCTTCTTCATGTAACAGCTTTCTTCCATTACGTACCTCTCTATCtagttctttctcttcttttgggtgTTGGAGAACTTAATTTAACATGCAGGTGTGCATGTTTGAATGCATCTTAAATAGAATTTCGATCCATGGCTGTGTATTTGGGTACGTAACGAGCTCACGTAAAAATTGTGCATGTTATTCAATGATCTCATGTAATACAACGTTATTGCATGTTATACTAACTCTATTACTTTTGACGTTGAGTGTCATgttttattactccgtacttttGCTTTTATAAATCACTACTTACAAGTCATGATTCTAAAATggattttttcttttccttcaaaaaaaagaaaatgaaaagagaacaaaaaaatatatgtgaaatgataacaaaataaaaagtaagTACAGGCCCGGCCTGCTAGCTACTCATCCAAGTCCGTAAATGATCATCTCTACAAACAACATAGTTATCCTATGCAACTATTATTCTAATGGACCCTACTGATTATTGTACGAGCTCAAGGGTGACATCCCCTAATTGTGCAGTTATGCTAAGAGTGATTAGGAATATTCCAAAATTTCAAGATATGATATTCTTCCCTCGTATCCACCACAACTAGTCCACAATGCAAATTGTGTGTTGTGCATGTGcctattgcctaagaaaactgATTGTTGTTTTAATTGCACATTTTCCTAACGCATAggggaagtgataaatccaaagaaaattttacttctttcaaggaaatccacatttttttaaaggtgatttccttggaagaagtgaaattcttccttggatttatcatttccccaTTTTTCAGGTGAATGAAAACATTTGCATAATTTTTCTTCCAAAAAGaacattttgattttgatttttttgatttttttgtttcgTTTCCAAATATGCATTATATTAAATCATCATTTTAAAGCTCATTTTCATGTTTCCGAATATATTCTCCTCAACGTCATTTCCAAAACCATCATTTTAAAGctcattttcatttttccaaAACCATCATTTTAAAGctcattttcatttttccaaAACCATCATTTTAAAGCTCAAAGTTGATTAGATTTCCCTAAATTtgctattttttaataaaatggtCAAGTTAGAAAGTTTAATCAAAGGGTAATTAAAAAAGTAGTCAATGTCATTCTAGCTATTAATCTTAGTTTAACTTATACGGAATACTTACTTATCAAAAATTTGGTCATCAAAACTTATTACGGAATAAAAATTAACTAATCTGAATCATCAAAACTTATTAAAATTTCCATGAATAAATACTACGTATAAAGTAgaatttattttagttgtaaccgaacataagtggaaataaggagAACGAAATAGGCCTAACTCTTTAACTAAATCCGATGGGatataaaaccaaaaaaaatctcCATCAATCATGATTCATGAATCAAGAAGTGTGAAAACAATCATGGAATACGTTAAGTCGAAAAGCCTAAAGGAAATAAACAACTGTTTGTACAATTATTGCCGACCTTTGGCATTAAATGTAACAATAATTTGAACTTCGATTTTCATACGTTACACTCAAATCATATACGGAACATATTGTATGTAGTCTCAACATTTTCACCAATAAAAGCTAAAAGGTAAGGTCCCCTTACCTATACCAAATATAAATGTGAACATAATGACCTTTCATAATCCTATCCTAATCCTATGAATATGATCCTTTGAATATgaacataaaatatatttaatattttacataATTAGCATATTCCGATATTCTTCcttcttttcatttgtctttatCTTCCTTCCTTTGTTATATATAGACTAACAAAGTGTTACATTTTGTAGAATCATACACCTCAAACAAATATCAACTTTAATTTGGCGGAACTTGATTTGCAATAACATCTCTGGCCCCCGAGAGAAACATGAAGTCCTTTTACTTAATTTTGGTAGTACAATCTCTGTTTGTAGTCTCAGCATTTTCCCAAAGCTTTGATTTCTTTTACTTTGTTCAACAGGTATAGTACTGTGCCATAATTTTTAAgttcttttgttttgttttggttgattttaataaatatatatagattgAACAAGTTATATATATTTACTATATATTGAGGATGATTTTGCAGTGGCCTGGATCATACTGTGATACGAAGAAGAGTTGCTGCTTTCCCAGTTCAGGCAAACCAGATGCAGATTTCGGAATTCATGGACTTTGGCCCAATTATAAGGATGGTTCCTACCCTAGTAACTGTGATCCTGACAGCCATTTTGATCAATCTCAGGTACGCTTTACGCTTTATttgacacattttccactaactatatttttttaaaaaatagttattgggaaataaactttagtattgaattaaattgaattgcattaaattaaattgaactgaactgaactgaactgaatgctcctgaactgtcAGATAAATCCTAAATTGAACTGACGTTATTGTCTTAAAAACAGATATCAGGAGTGTTGAGGAGAATGCGAAGTGAATGGCCAACATTGGCATGCCCAAGTAACGACGGAATACAATTTTGGGCTCATGAATGGGAAAAGCACGGGACTTGTTCTGCCCTTGACCAACATGCTTACTTCCAGACTACTCTTGACCTCAAAAATCAAGTCAATCTTCTCCAGTCACTCACAAGTGCAGGTAATTATtactctttttttattattagttTCGGCTTTTGTTTGAGGACAAAGGGAGTACTTTTTCTTATGTCGCGTGTAATTAATaacgtttttgtttttttcttgtgaCGTAGGAATTGAGCCAAACGGTAATACATACTCCTTAGAAAGCATAAAAGACGCCATCAAGCAGGATGTCGGATACACACCTTTTGTGGAGTGCAACAATGATTCATCTGGGAATAGTCAACTTTACCAAATTTATCATTGTGTTGATAATTCTGCGTCTAAACTTATCGAGTGTCCTGTTTTTCCTCGTGGCAGATGTGGTTCTCAAATTGAATTTCCTACATTTTGATTGATTTGTAATCAGCTGAATGATTTGGGGGCATGATTATCTCATGGATTTGTAGCTCTCATTTCATGTTTGGTACAAATGTTTGTTACATGTCTAATTATTTTTCAAATGAgcattcttaattaatttctctCATCTTATTGATTTATCCGCAAATAtttacagtttttttttttttgagggaatgtATATTTACAATTATAAGAATTCATAATgttatgaattaattaaatgaaaaaCATCAAATCAAAAGTTGCACACTTTAGAAATGTATGTAACTAAAAACATTTATTAGTTAAATCGGCAAATCTATCTACGCGATGAGAATATAAGATCATCATAATCTTAATCAGGGGAAGGACAAACAAATCCTCATTAAGATTATAGGAATCGGACTCTTATCATCCGATTTATCCTTAAAAACCGCATATGGTAAGACTTATGAGAAAAGTTACCTTTCTAGAACATATATTAAGGGACCATTTTTCATTAGATTAGTTTGTATCATGACACAAAAAGAGTCCAAGAGATAAACTACTTCATAAAAGATCGATGGACGACAAAAGGCAACTCAACTAACAATGACTTTGAGCCTCAAATTGTGGACCAAATTAGAACACTTTCAATAATATGTGATGTTAACCAAATTATCTTGTTTACCAATTACGGGTTTGTTAGTTACTTATCACACATTCTATCCATAATGAAATGTCTTCCAAGCATCAACTACGTACACCTCCCCATTACTTGCTTTTTTTTCTACGCTTACACAACATCCCCGTAGATGTTAGCATCACTGTTTTTATCCTTAATTACCTTGCTTAATTGCTTCTTTATACGTATCTTTATCCAACTACTCAATCTTAGTACTTCCTATTTAACAAATAAGTACCTGACATTTGAATTAAGTTGTCACATAATCAACAACATATTATACAATAATACGTCGTGTTGTTTCTTAGATAGGTTAATTTGACAAGGGATCAATTATTAGGGACAAATTTAAAATGAATAATCTCATCACACCTCTCTATTAAGTTCATCCCATATTAATTGAATTGGCCGTGATGGATGAGTAGGAAACTTCATAAACGTGCCTGATAATgatataattaattagcaaaatGATTTGATAATATGATCTGATCGCATAATCATAAATGGAAGTAATTAATTACTCAACCACGCATCATCCTCGTACCCCGGCCCTAATTGAAATTGAATTATCAAATTAACATGAATAATTTGGTGACAAATTAAATAAGTATAAAACTTAAGAATGAAGTATGAACACGCAAATAAATTAGTTAGGGTTGTaattaaaattcgttaattaagGCATCATGGCGTGTAAATGGCTTATGGGATATGCCAAGCTATTTGTTGTTGGATATTCCGTTACGTAAACTCTATTATTTCTGTTACTAGTATTTATATAACCCCCAATTAATCTCTATGAACTCAACAAAACTCATCACATTTCAATTTCAACACCAAAAGAATTAAAGAAGAGAGAAATAAATATGGGGAAAGTGTCAATAATGATGATGGTTTTAGTTGTTTTATGTTTAGTTGGGGATGTTTTATGTAAGTCCAAAAAACCGCACAAGTCTACAAGTACTGAATTTGATTTTTTCTACTTCGTGCAGCAGGTACTTTTCAATTTCCTATCCCGTATCAGGATCCTTTCCatttattttcatgttttattttaaagggaCTAATAATATATGTTTGAATGCGCGTAGTGGCCAGGAGCATATTGTGATGCAAAAGGGAGGAAATGTTGTTTCCCAGGTAGCGGGAAGCCAACAACAGATTTCTCAATCCATGGACTTTGGCCTAATTACAACGATGGTAGTTACCCATCCAATTGTGATAGTAGTAACCCTTTTGATGAATCTCAGGTATACTACGATCTTAATTCTACGATATAATAAACCATTTCTTTCTATTAATTATTCGGAGTTTTTGTCAAAAATGACTTGAATGTTTGCACAATTTTGCTTCCCTCTGAAGATAACATGAATCATACAACTAAATTATCGGTTAATTAGTAATTAAAGCTTTCTTGGGTGTCAATCAATTGCCAACTACACCGGTGTACAACTTTTCGTGACTCGTATATTACATAGCTACGTAGTACGTACTATAATTATGAAATGAAGACattttaatttgtaattatttcattttatagACATTAGGGCTCATTGGGTATCAAAGCTAGTTTCCATTGTTTGGTTTTTTGGTTTTGAAAGTCATATGATTTAAATTGAATCATAAACCAACAAATAGTCATATCTATAGTAATCATGATGATTTCATAAAcagacaaaaacaaaaatagaaaCTACATTTTGtgatttttcatattttggattttaattgcgtaaaaaaacaaaaaaaaaaaatttatatttttgtaCAACTATTGAAGCATTAATTCTAGAACTATTGGAATATGCAGATAGACGAGTTGGAGAGCAAGCTAGAAACAGATTGGCCATCACTAGCATGCCCAAACGTAGGACCCAAGTTTTGGGCACATGAGTGGAACAAACATGGGACTTGTTCATCCTTTTCAAGCCAACAAGAGTACTTCCAAGCAGGACTAGACCTCAAAGAAAAAACTAACCTTCTTCAAGCCCTCAAGGATGCCAACATTGAGCCTAACGACGAGTTCTATAACGTCGAGGACATGAAGGAAGCCATGAAGGAGAAGATCGGATTCTATCCATGGATtgaatgcaaccgtgattccgaAGGAAATAGCCAGCTTTACCAGGTCTATATTTGTGTACATGCTAATGGTAAGGACCTTATCAAATGTCCCGTGCTTCCTCGTGGAAATTGTGCTTCTAGAGTACAATTTCCTAAATTTTAAGGCACCTAATTTGTATGTGTGATTATTTAGGGCCTTGGTAATTCCTCGAATTTGGTGAATTGTTTTCTCACCAATTCAAACATTTGTAACTTCTTATTGCTTTTTTAATTCAACGATTCATATTGTGAAATGAAAATTTTACCACTACAccaaatactccctctgttcatttttattctttacgtttggtatcatATATAGACGCGatttaacaaataattaatttgaacaaaatttccttttttttttacttaaacaatttatatttattaatatggAGTactaatattttcacttttattcaaaatttgacattgaaaaaatgagaaatatttaatattctaATGGGAAAATGGGAGAGAATTAATTTCCTAATGAATTTGATGGTTTGAATAATTACTTGACACAATTTTTGACAGAATATTAGAAATTTTTatgttataataaaaaaaatcaagtgtaaAGATCAAAATGTGACACTAAAaacgaaaagagaaaagaataaaaagggatGGCGGAGTACTACTTGATATTTGCCACACTTATTTGATTGATTACCGATCATTACTAATTGGTTTTTTTTGTcagaaatgaccttttaaagtaataaaaaaaattgtgacaaatgacccttcttttaaaaaaaacaaagttgTGAGATAGGACCTAAAATCGATTTTTGGTTGTGAATTGGGACATGCACACATTTTTCAGTGGTTGACTCAATATTCCCGACGTTGACCTGATCGTGCAGGTCACGTGCCTAATGAaagtgtttttctttttttatttctttcatatTTAATCGGGTTATAATCGATTTCGagttgacatcgggtcgggtgtTGAATCAGGTTCGGGTCATTGTATGATCGGGTCAGTTCTGTTGTCGGTTATATTCCGGTCGGGTTTGGATCCGGGTCTTGCATTAACGGGTCGAAATCGGTCGTTGATTTTAACGGATTGGATACGGTCAGATTACATGTTTCCTGTTTTAACGACATTTCGGGTCTCGAATGGGGTATGAGTCCTAACGAGTACAGGACGGTTTCTCAGATCGGGTCAATTTTTTACAGTTCTAGCTATATGCAACCATTAAGACATTATTCCTTACTCAAGTCTTATATGTGACCATGCCACAACAtgttcacacttataaataagGCCAATATGTTTAAAGCccagaaaataaagtaacatcagcgTAGAAATAAAGTAACATTAGCATAGAGAATCAAGTAATATCAATATATACAAAGAATCTATAAcctgaaattgaagaaactgcaataaaacaagaaaagtaacagcgaATACATCGTATAAATAACaccagaaagtcaagtaacatcgGTTTATAAAATGAACCTCTAACATAaaattgaagaaactgcaataactaaaagtaacacTGACATATAAAttaagtcaagtaacaccagtctatataAGGAATCTCGAACAAGAAATCCAAGAAATTGcagtaaaacaagaaaataacagCGAATACAACGTATAAGTAACATTATTATATAAaatcaagtaacaccagtctatataCAAGTAACCTCTAACATAAAACtgcaataaaataagaaaaataacaacgaatacaatgtataagtaacaccagcatagaaaatTAGGTAACACGAGCATAGAAAATCAACACGAGCATAGAAAAATAAGTAATatcagtttataaaaggaacctctaacataaaattcaagaaaatgcagtaaaacaaaaaaggtaacaacgaatacaatgtataagtaacatcaGCATAGTAAGTCAAATAACACCCGTCAATAACCTTTTCCATATCAGTTGTgatcacaccatcaagttgatggtgtgccTAGTAACATATGAGACACACTGATATTCCTTCTGTTTTAAAATAGTGCGACACTTATGTAGAGAACCGTCAGAGAGAGGATTATGAGACCAAAGTTGCTATTACAAGCTTTGGATAAGTCTACTAACATTTACTGTAATGAAGCTACAAATTATATAAATTATCACAAACTTTTCAGAAAGACCGATCTACGATAATATATTGTGTGGCGGTCTAAAAGAGGAAGGTTATCCGCACCTGTTCTATTCTTTTAGTTACCCTTATTGATGTTATAAGTTTTCTTTATTATAGTTATAAGTTACTTTATTTTCAACgatattagctcaaatggtagagcaatgtacaatattgtacatGGTGTGGGGTCAAACTCCACGTAGTCTAATACATATACTATACTTGTGTATTGGTGTATATTTTCATTGTTGGTGTTGTATTGGTCATAGTTATAACTTGTAACAAGCATATCACTCTTGATTAAGACACTTCATTGTTTATTGTTAGGGTCGTATTTTTCAATGGTCAGGGTCATATTTATCCTTGAGTAAGGTAACTTTAGTCCTCGAATAAGGTCACTTATATCTTTGGTCTGGTTCACTTTTATATTTGGATGTACAATATGTAAAAAAGAGTACTGTAAAATCCTAAAATGAGAATAAATGTGGGCCGAATATTTGATGTGTATATAGCTGTGACGTGTTACAAAAcactgtcttagaagcaaaatccgccccgactatggtgcaatcgTAATTGGCGATGCCCCCCAAGATTTTACACAGTAACTCGTTTTAACGTGCACTCGAATAAAACGAATTAGGAACTTATAATATGCTCAGAATAAGATAGAGAAGAGAATGATTTTTCGGTGTATCACAACTGACCCCCAAAGCTGATTTACCCGAACCGGCTGGACGACAGCGGCGGCACGCGTGGGAATGCCTCCTTCTAGtccatttcaaacataataaagCTTGCTACTATATTTAAACTAGAGAAAATCTCTTTTTTCCCTCAATGTGGGACAATCACTCTAACATTAAATAGTAGGCTTCAAAGGCATCTTTTGATTTtctatcaatgtgggacaagcCTTTTTCTTACGAAATAGAGGAGTTTAAAACAAACTCTTTGCATTATATCCAACACAGTAAAATAGGCACACAAAAGCTTTTGATAAATTATATACTACTCGCTGTTTTGCTGGCCCAACCAATCAAAGAGCTGCAGAATAAAACTATCTAATCATAGACTAAGTATTTTTAGATGACACAATTTTTCCATAAAATATATTTCCTCCGTTCAATTTTAGaagaaataatttaatttttgtcACTATTCATACAATTTTTCCGGACTATTGATTATCATTTatacttcaaaaaaaataatataatcatGTAGGATGTTATAATCATTTCATTgtatatatttataatataaactTTTATAAGTTTTGATAGTGAACAGAATTATCTTAGGATATAAATGGTACAATTGTAGTCACATTAGGTTTCCTATTCACGGAATAACGGGTGCTTCGTGTTCTTTCAAGATATTAATTTGCAGACATATTCACGAAAGGCATCCCGCGATAATTATTTTTAGATTTTACAAACAGTAGCGTACGAATCCTCCCGCTATGAATGCGGAGTGTGATAGAGCATAGAATTATCTTAGAATATAAATTGTACAATTCTAGCTAGACTTCTAGTGACATTAGATTTCCTATTATAATTATACTATTGTTACACTATCAATATGATTAATTACACTGACTGTGAAGGAGGGTTCCCCGGATGATTGCTTCTATCGACTGTCCTTCTCTATGTTGACTGGGGAAGCCTCTCAGTGTGATATAAAGACCCGAACCCCGTGTTTTGGGCTTGTTTTGATCGGAGCAATACTTCGCACATAATTAAGGGAGCCATTGAAAGGTGACTAAAACACCAGAAACGGCGACTACCCGAGCTAATGATAGTGGTGACGAAATGGTTTTCCTTTGAGTTGATGGTATGTGTATTGGAAGTGTTAATAGTTTGGTGATATTCTCCAATTGACGGAGTTTTGCAATATCCAACAAATTTACCAGAgttaacaaaaaataataaggtaaaaatatatatatctgACGTATTTGTATAAAACTCAAGGATATTTAGTGCATTTCTAAAAATTGAGATTATTTTGTGTATTTTGTTAAACGACATTTCATGGAAAAAACGAAACTAAAATAAAGACGTACGGAGAACTTTATAGGCGAAGCAAATAAGTTTACAACTAAATTTAGAAATGGTTGGGTGGAGACAAGAAATAAAGCAGAGAGTCACCGACACTAGACACGGGACCCATCACTTCCATGCTATTGCTTGGTATTATTGCTTCACGACTTCACGTGGTTGCACTTCCCTTGAACGCCTCTTCCGTCTTCCCTTATGCAACTCTaaatgtgtgttattttcaacttataataatataaggtATGAATTTATTTGGATTTATATGgatttattttatctgaaattttttaaatttataatatcttatttaacttataagaccttattaaaattttattggaCCTTATTGGAATTTATTAGAACTTATACGATCTTATTGGagcttatatgaacttatatgATCTTATTGGACCTTAGGAACTTAATTATGTTTATGCATTTCCGCTCCTCTTTTTTGTATTTGATGGTTTATAGTTCAGACTCCGTTTGTTATAGTGAAAAACATtttcatgaaaaataaattttcccTTTTCAATAGTTTACATTATTTGGTTTAGTAAgaaatggaaaacaattttctataAATCCCTCGAAGGTGAAAAAACCTTTTCCATTAAAATGAAGGGAAACCACAATAGATTTGAACTAAACATAACAATAAGGACAAAACACATCACATTATTACATAAAACTAATCATGTGAATAAGAACATGAAGCTAATACATGATCGATTAAAAAAGAGATCGAGAAGCGAATTAGTAAGAATTGAAGTCAGAAATTTTGGTTGGTGCTGAGACTGTTGAGTGTTGTCAGTTATCAATAATACGATTTATCAGTTTACGATCTGCAACCAGATCACATGAAAATGGATGTAAtgctcaaataaaataaataaatttaggaaaaaattaaaaaaaaagaaaaaaaaagtggaaAATGATATGATTGGGTATGTAGAAGCCAATCCAATGGAGACACTGCATCCCTTTCTGGTTATCGATATCATGTGCAACTCTTTGGCAACCCATCTGCTTTTTCATGTGGGGGTGGGCCGTAAATGGGTCTCGACTCTCCCATCTTACATTTCGTCTACCCCCTTATCCAATTCAATACATGTACGTGGTCTCCAACTCTTTTGTTATTGTCGTGTTTATTATCTCATCTGCTTAACTAATTTGCTCGTTCATGATTTGTAGTAATATAATAAAACTAGCAACGATATTGAAATAAGCCtttttatacgaagtactacGTATAACTTCAATTCTAAAACAAAAA
This sequence is a window from Spinacia oleracea cultivar Varoflay chromosome 1, BTI_SOV_V1, whole genome shotgun sequence. Protein-coding genes within it:
- the LOC110782826 gene encoding ribonuclease 1-like, which codes for MKSFYLILVVQSLFVVSAFSQSFDFFYFVQQWPGSYCDTKKSCCFPSSGKPDADFGIHGLWPNYKDGSYPSNCDPDSHFDQSQISGVLRRMRSEWPTLACPSNDGIQFWAHEWEKHGTCSALDQHAYFQTTLDLKNQVNLLQSLTSAGIEPNGNTYSLESIKDAIKQDVGYTPFVECNNDSSGNSQLYQIYHCVDNSASKLIECPVFPRGRCGSQIEFPTF
- the LOC110782867 gene encoding salicylic acid-binding protein 2, whose translation is MEESCYMKKHFVLVHGACHGAWCWFKLIPLLELAGHRVTVLDLVAAGINLTKISQLQTLGEYTEPLIQLMESLPDDDKIVLVGHSLGGLSIALVMDIFPHKIDVAVFLTAFMPDSYHTPSFIFDQFTASMPPGEDYWVDTEFKSYGDDPKESLTSFLFGPCFLSKIYKLSPPEDYELILTLRRPSSLFLNDLWRPETKLSKEGYGSVRLVYVMCDEDEAIPPAFQRWMIKNNGVEQVKELKHSDHMPMFCMPKKLCDCLLEIAMEHHATTSDVHYSNF
- the LOC110782828 gene encoding ribonuclease 1: MGKVSIMMMVLVVLCLVGDVLCKSKKPHKSTSTEFDFFYFVQQWPGAYCDAKGRKCCFPGSGKPTTDFSIHGLWPNYNDGSYPSNCDSSNPFDESQIDELESKLETDWPSLACPNVGPKFWAHEWNKHGTCSSFSSQQEYFQAGLDLKEKTNLLQALKDANIEPNDEFYNVEDMKEAMKEKIGFYPWIECNRDSEGNSQLYQVYICVHANGKDLIKCPVLPRGNCASRVQFPKF